One genomic window of Pseudalkalibacillus berkeleyi includes the following:
- the leuC gene encoding 3-isopropylmalate dehydratase large subunit: MKPKNIIEKLWDEHVVYKEEGKPDLLYIDLHLVHEVTSPQAFEGLRMKGRTVRRPELTFATMDHNVPTIHRDVIKDEVSKTQMTRLKENCEQFRIELADIHHPDQGIVHVIGPELGLTQPGKTIVCGDSHTSTHGAFGALAFGIGTSEVEHVLATQTLWQAKPKTLQIKVEGELGFGVTAKDLILGIIAKFGVSVGSGHVIEFTGEAIRNLSMEERMTVCNMSIEAGAKAGIISPDEVTFDYLKGKRHVPDGVAFDQILAKWQSYASDAGATYDQSLTIKGAEIEPQVTWGTNPSMGVGIHDRIPRPEDFNEETKQLATQRALTYMDLEGGKAINEVPIDYVFIGSCTNSRLSDLRSAAEVVKGRKVNPDVTALIVPGSQLVKAQAEQEGLDDVFLKAGFEWRESGCSMCLAMNDDIVPPGKRCASTSNRNFEGRQGNDARTHLVSPTMAAAAAITGYFTDVREMMAVPH, translated from the coding sequence TTGAAGCCAAAGAATATCATTGAAAAACTGTGGGATGAACACGTTGTTTATAAAGAAGAGGGTAAACCAGATCTTTTGTATATCGATCTCCACCTCGTTCATGAAGTAACGTCACCTCAAGCCTTCGAAGGTCTCAGAATGAAGGGCCGGACAGTCAGGAGACCGGAATTGACCTTTGCGACGATGGATCACAATGTCCCGACGATCCACCGAGATGTGATTAAGGACGAAGTGTCGAAAACACAAATGACTAGGCTGAAGGAAAATTGCGAGCAATTCAGGATCGAGCTTGCTGACATTCATCACCCTGATCAAGGTATCGTTCATGTTATCGGGCCTGAGCTTGGCTTGACCCAACCAGGCAAGACCATTGTTTGCGGTGACAGTCACACCTCTACTCACGGTGCATTTGGAGCACTTGCGTTTGGCATCGGTACGAGTGAAGTAGAACATGTGTTGGCGACCCAAACGCTATGGCAGGCGAAACCGAAAACGTTGCAAATTAAAGTAGAAGGAGAGCTCGGTTTTGGCGTGACTGCGAAGGATCTCATTTTAGGTATCATCGCTAAATTCGGCGTTAGCGTAGGGTCTGGTCATGTCATCGAATTCACAGGTGAAGCGATTCGTAACCTGTCGATGGAGGAGCGGATGACCGTCTGCAACATGTCGATTGAGGCAGGTGCGAAAGCGGGCATCATCAGCCCTGACGAAGTTACATTCGATTATTTGAAGGGGAAGCGACATGTACCTGATGGCGTTGCATTTGATCAGATTTTAGCTAAGTGGCAATCGTACGCTTCTGATGCAGGTGCGACCTATGATCAATCGCTCACGATAAAGGGTGCGGAGATTGAACCTCAAGTGACTTGGGGTACGAATCCGTCAATGGGGGTAGGGATCCATGACAGGATCCCTCGACCAGAAGATTTTAACGAAGAGACGAAGCAGTTGGCTACTCAACGAGCACTCACTTATATGGACTTAGAAGGTGGAAAGGCGATCAACGAAGTCCCGATCGATTATGTATTTATCGGTTCATGTACGAATTCAAGGCTTAGTGATTTAAGGTCAGCAGCAGAAGTTGTCAAAGGCAGGAAAGTGAATCCTGATGTCACCGCCCTAATAGTACCGGGCTCACAACTCGTAAAAGCGCAAGCTGAGCAAGAGGGGTTGGATGATGTTTTTCTAAAAGCAGGCTTTGAATGGCGCGAATCCGGGTGTAGCATGTGTCTCGCGATGAATGATGACATCGTACCACCAGGTAAACGGTGTGCGTCTACATCGAACCGTAATTTCGAAGGTAGACAAGGGAACGATGCAAGAACACACCTCGTGAGCCCGACGATGGCAGCAGCGGCAGCTATTACAGGCTATTTTACAGATGTACGTGAAATGATGGCAGTTCCACATTAA